From the genome of Vicia villosa cultivar HV-30 ecotype Madison, WI linkage group LG2, Vvil1.0, whole genome shotgun sequence, one region includes:
- the LOC131651469 gene encoding uncharacterized protein LOC131651469 gives METKGRKPFFLNFKKVPTQLKIFCDNISGSLKFSDSLNTLISLVRTNVDEVLLNTMVQFYDPLLHCFTYRDFQLVPSLEEFSYLLGLPVLNKIPYTGKEEEPKLEVIAAALHLPRSEIEKVWISKKEYSGLPLDFLYEKAEILAKASSMDALEAVLSLLIYGQVLFFHYDKIVDVAAINIFLSKNPVPTLLGDLLHSIHFRASKRKGCVLGCASLLHKWFISHLPLSVRKNEEGLTWAQRIMKLSFDDILWYQKKFEGTLLFDSCGDFPNIPLLGVRGGITYNPILARHQFGFALKDKPRSLYLSAKYFHYDSDKEKKRDLFIKAWMKVKKVGAKDIGRRNYMPWDPYFQWVYDRVMEFGMPYPSDTPIVPRVAPPAAPIAFEPYIPAPNEDLVATVNRLKREREDFERRLLKVEAEKEVLVQDAKERETLLDYFSRKWKIEDFVSPDQINSWENEISRLVQEREEMIKAHKEEVRVLKRKRRQEDKNPGI, from the coding sequence ATGGAAACAAAAGGCCGTAAACCGTTCTTCCTCAATTTCAAGAAAGTGCCAACACAATTGAAGATTTTCTGCGACAACATCTCTGGTTCTCTCAAATTCAGTGATTCTCTCAATACACTCATAAGTTTGGTacgaactaatgtggatgaagttcttctcaacaccatggttcaattctatgatccgttactacattgcttcacttatagagattttcagttaGTACCATCCTTGGAAGAATTCTCCTACTTGCTTGGACTCCCTGTGCTTAATAAAATTCCttatactggtaaagaagaagagCCTAAGttggaagtcattgctgctgccctGCACTTGCCAAGATCAGAAATTGAGAAGGTTTGGATTAgtaagaaagagtattctggattaCCCCTTGATTTCCTCTACGAAAAAGCGGAGATTCTTGCTAAAGCTTCAAGTATGGATGCCTTGGAAGCTGTGTTGTCTCTCTTAATTTATGGACAAGTTTTGTTTTTCCATTATGACAAAATTGTTGATGTGGCTGCTATCAATAtattccttagcaagaatccggttcctactttacttggtgacttgctacattctattcatttccgagcatcaaaaaggaaaggttgtgtccTAGGATGTGCTTCTctattgcataagtggtttatttcgcacttacctctctccgtaagaaagaatgaagaaggattaacttgggctcaaagaattatgaagctttctttCGACGACATCCTATGGTACCAAAAGAAGTTTGAGGGAACCTTGctatttgatagttgtggagatttccctaatatacctcttcttggtgttcgtggaggaataacttataatcccattctagctcgacatcagtttggcttTGCCTTGAAGGACAAACCGCGTTCTTTGTATCTTAGTGCAAAATATTTCCATTATGATTccgacaaagagaagaagagagacctTTTCATCAAAGCTTGGATGAAAGTAAAGAAAGTTGGCGCAAAGGATATAGGAAGGAGAAATTATATGCCATGGGATCCATATTTCcaatgggtttatgatcgagttATGGAATTTGGGATGCCTTATCCATCTGATACGCCCATAGTTCCAAGGGTAGCTCCTCCTGCTGCCCCAATTGCATTTGAGCCATATATTCCTGCTCCAAATGAAGACCTGGTTGCAACTGTTAACCGACTGAAAAGGGAAAGGGAAGACTTTGAGAGACGCTTACTAAAAGTGGAAGCTGAAAAAGAGGTGTTAGTACAAGATGCCAAAGAGCGAGAGACTTTACTTGATTACTTTTCccgcaaatggaagattgaagattttgtttctCCAGATCAGATTAATTCATGGGAAAACGAAATTTCTAGGCTTGTTCAAGAAAGAGAGGAAATGATCAAGGCACACAAGGAAGAAGTCCGGGTCCTAAAGAGGAAGCGTCGTCAGGAAGACAAAAATCCTGGAATTTag